Proteins encoded within one genomic window of Candidatus Syntrophoarchaeum caldarius:
- a CDS encoding 5,10-methylenetetrahydrofolate reductase, with protein sequence MGEAFSELMKKIKAGEFVYTGELEPHNLSTEIGDVVEWAKTLKGIGKITAANVTDNPQSFSAMSSLAASFIIQRDSGLEMVYQLRTADKNRLALASDILAAAAFGLKNILALTGDHTHMGNTPDAKPVFDLDSAQLVDLIHHMVYEGTDLSGNEVQGPRPEINIGVAGNPNQEPLEIEVLKMERKAEVGADFIQTQVVFDVDIALTYLESIEHIGIPTFIGIFPPRSYGQAEFFDKFVSGVTVPPEFLKTFKEFKAISDKAERKKKIDEFNIDYFVNFVKEIRKKKNCAGCHIMAVGYPDVIAPIIEGAEK encoded by the coding sequence ATGGGGGAGGCATTCTCAGAGTTGATGAAGAAGATCAAGGCTGGTGAATTTGTATATACCGGTGAGCTTGAGCCACATAACCTGAGCACAGAGATAGGGGATGTTGTTGAATGGGCAAAGACCCTGAAGGGGATCGGAAAGATCACAGCCGCAAATGTGACCGATAACCCCCAGAGCTTCAGCGCAATGTCGAGCCTTGCTGCAAGCTTCATCATCCAGCGTGACTCGGGGCTTGAGATGGTATATCAGCTAAGGACTGCTGACAAGAACAGACTGGCACTTGCATCAGATATCCTTGCCGCTGCTGCCTTTGGTCTCAAGAATATCCTCGCCCTGACAGGCGATCACACACACATGGGAAACACCCCGGACGCAAAGCCTGTATTTGATCTTGACTCGGCCCAGCTCGTTGATCTGATCCATCACATGGTATATGAGGGAACTGACCTCTCTGGAAACGAGGTGCAGGGACCAAGGCCTGAGATCAACATTGGAGTTGCTGGAAACCCGAACCAGGAGCCGCTTGAGATTGAGGTCCTGAAGATGGAGCGGAAGGCGGAGGTTGGTGCTGATTTCATCCAGACCCAGGTTGTATTTGATGTGGATATCGCGCTTACATATCTGGAATCAATTGAGCACATCGGTATACCGACATTTATCGGCATCTTCCCACCCCGTTCTTATGGTCAGGCAGAGTTCTTTGATAAGTTCGTATCAGGTGTTACCGTGCCACCCGAGTTTTTGAAGACATTCAAGGAATTCAAGGCGATCTCTGACAAGGCTGAACGCAAGAAAAAGATCGATGAATTCAATATCGACTACTTCGTCAATTTTGTGAAGGAGATAAGAAAGAAAAAGAACTGTGCTGGCTGCCACATAATGGCGGTTGGTTACCCTGATGTGATCGCACCGATCATTGAAGGCGCTGAGAAGTGA
- a CDS encoding 5,10-methylenetetrahydrofolate reductase, protein MIITKEKPLEEIYASIADCKRVLFVGCDGCTQPPRGLKEAETLAKLIEMKAKMEGKPIETGFTTIVKQCCDESVGNLRVQLNDYDGMVSLACGVGVQILNKVYPEIWTRPAQDTMFIGSEEIRQGPMYEMCLACGECILEETGGICPVARCAKGLLNGPCGGCVEGKCELPMEVNGEMVKNDCAWYLIYHRAKELNRLDLFRKYRPPKKRTLAMNPRRL, encoded by the coding sequence ATGATAATAACCAAGGAAAAACCCTTAGAGGAAATCTATGCATCGATAGCAGACTGCAAAAGAGTCCTCTTTGTGGGATGTGATGGCTGCACACAGCCTCCAAGAGGCTTGAAAGAAGCGGAGACACTTGCAAAGCTTATTGAGATGAAGGCAAAGATGGAGGGCAAACCGATTGAGACTGGTTTTACAACCATCGTGAAACAGTGCTGTGATGAATCGGTTGGAAACCTCCGGGTTCAACTGAATGATTACGATGGTATGGTCTCGCTTGCGTGCGGTGTTGGTGTCCAGATACTTAACAAAGTTTATCCTGAGATCTGGACACGTCCGGCACAGGATACCATGTTCATCGGTTCTGAAGAGATCAGACAGGGCCCGATGTATGAGATGTGTCTTGCATGTGGTGAGTGTATTCTCGAAGAGACGGGGGGTATCTGTCCGGTGGCTCGATGCGCGAAAGGGCTTCTCAATGGACCCTGTGGAGGATGTGTTGAGGGTAAGTGCGAGCTTCCGATGGAGGTCAATGGTGAGATGGTAAAGAATGACTGTGCATGGTATCTGATCTATCATCGAGCAAAAGAGCTTAACCGACTTGATCTTTTCAGGAAATATAGACCACCGAAGAAGCGGACACTTGCTATGAATCCGAGGAGGTTATAG